Proteins found in one Hoplias malabaricus isolate fHopMal1 chromosome 17, fHopMal1.hap1, whole genome shotgun sequence genomic segment:
- the LOC136673979 gene encoding dentin sialophosphoprotein-like isoform X3, whose product MVQCKLLVVALLLAFVSHLLCFPAESEQVRAKGLQLSRVIRGYRGARSPVEKLLEKRTDASGAGQEAVTKSPDSEQDSVGQDVKESLDSEQGSVGPDVTESPDSKQGSVEEDVTESPDSKQGSVGPDVTESPDSKQGSVGPDVTESPDSKQGSVGPDVTESPDSKQGSVGPDVTESPDSKQGSVGPDVTESPDSKQGSVGPDVTESPDSKQGSVGPDVTESPDSKQGSVGPDVKGSPDSEQEVV is encoded by the exons ATGGTTCAGTGTAAGCTCTTGGTGGTGGCTCTTCTTCTGGCCTTCGTCTCTCACT tgctgtgttttCCAGCTGAGTCTGAGCAGGTGCGAGCCAAGGGGCTGCAGTTGTCGAGAGTGATCAGGGGCTACAGAG GAGCCCGTAGTCCTGTGGAGAAGCTGTTGGAGAAAAGGACTGATGCTTCTGGTGCTGGACAGGAAGCAGTGACAAAATCTCCAGACTCAGAGCAAGACTCTGTTGGACAAGATGTGAAAGAATCTCTAGACTCAGAGCAAGGCTCTGTTGGACCAGATGTGACAGAATCTCCAGACTCAAAGCAAGGCTCTGTTGAAGAAGATGTGACAGAATCTCCAGACTCAAAGCAAGGCTCTGTTGGACCAGATGTGACAGAATCTCCAGACTCGAAGCAAGGCTCTGTTGGACCAGATGTGACAGAATCTCCAGACTCGAAGCAAGGCTCTGTTGGACCAGATGTGACAGAATCTCCAGACTCGAAGCAAGGCTCTGTTGGACCAGATGTGACAGAATCTCCAGACTCGAAGCAAGGCTCTGTTGGACCAGATGTGACAGAATCTCCAGACTCAAAGCAAGGCTCTGTTGGACCAGATGTGACAGAATCTCCAGACTCAAAGCAAGGCTCTGTTGGACCAGATGTGACAGAATCTCCAGACTCAAAGCAAGGCTCTGTTGGACCAGATGTGAAAGGATCTCCAGACTCAGAGCAAG AGGTCGTCTGA
- the LOC136673979 gene encoding dentin sialophosphoprotein-like isoform X2 — MVQCKLLVVALLLAFVSHLLCFPAESEQVRAKGLQLSRVIRGYRGARSPVEKLLEKRTDASGAGQEAVTKSPDSEQDSVGQDVKESLDSEQGSVGPDVTESPDSKQGSVEEDVTESPDSKQGSVGPDVTESPDSKQGSVGPDVTESPDSKQGSVGPDVTESPDSKQGSVGPDVTESPDSKQGSVGPDVTESPDSKQGSVGPDVTESPDSKQGSVGPDVTESPDSKQGSVGPDVKGSPDSEQGSVGPDVKGSPNSEQEVV, encoded by the exons ATGGTTCAGTGTAAGCTCTTGGTGGTGGCTCTTCTTCTGGCCTTCGTCTCTCACT tgctgtgttttCCAGCTGAGTCTGAGCAGGTGCGAGCCAAGGGGCTGCAGTTGTCGAGAGTGATCAGGGGCTACAGAG GAGCCCGTAGTCCTGTGGAGAAGCTGTTGGAGAAAAGGACTGATGCTTCTGGTGCTGGACAGGAAGCAGTGACAAAATCTCCAGACTCAGAGCAAGACTCTGTTGGACAAGATGTGAAAGAATCTCTAGACTCAGAGCAAGGCTCTGTTGGACCAGATGTGACAGAATCTCCAGACTCAAAGCAAGGCTCTGTTGAAGAAGATGTGACAGAATCTCCAGACTCAAAGCAAGGCTCTGTTGGACCAGATGTGACAGAATCTCCAGACTCGAAGCAAGGCTCTGTTGGACCAGATGTGACAGAATCTCCAGACTCGAAGCAAGGCTCTGTTGGACCAGATGTGACAGAATCTCCAGACTCGAAGCAAGGCTCTGTTGGACCAGATGTGACAGAATCTCCAGACTCGAAGCAAGGCTCTGTTGGACCAGATGTGACAGAATCTCCAGACTCAAAGCAAGGCTCTGTTGGACCAGATGTGACAGAATCTCCAGACTCAAAGCAAGGCTCTGTTGGACCAGATGTGACAGAATCTCCAGACTCAAAGCAAGGCTCTGTTGGACCAGATGTGAAAGGATCTCCAGACTCAGAGCAAGGTTCTGTTGGACCAGATGTGAAAGGATCTCCAAACTCAGAGCAAG AGGTCGTCTGA
- the LOC136673979 gene encoding dentin sialophosphoprotein-like isoform X1, producing the protein MVQCKLLVVALLLAFVSHLLCFPAESEQVRAKGLQLSRVIRGYRGARSPVEKLLEKRTDASGAGQEAVTKSPDSEQDSVGQDVKESLDSEQGSVGPDVTESPDSKQGSVEEDVTESPDSKQGSVGPDVTESPDSKQGSVGPDVTESPDSKQGSVGPDVTESPDSKQGSVGPDVTESPDSKQGSVGPDVTESPDSKQGSVGPDVTESPDSKQGSVGPDVTESPDSKQGSVGPDVKGSPDSEQGSVGPDVKGSPNSEQGSDPNPALKQRSR; encoded by the exons ATGGTTCAGTGTAAGCTCTTGGTGGTGGCTCTTCTTCTGGCCTTCGTCTCTCACT tgctgtgttttCCAGCTGAGTCTGAGCAGGTGCGAGCCAAGGGGCTGCAGTTGTCGAGAGTGATCAGGGGCTACAGAG GAGCCCGTAGTCCTGTGGAGAAGCTGTTGGAGAAAAGGACTGATGCTTCTGGTGCTGGACAGGAAGCAGTGACAAAATCTCCAGACTCAGAGCAAGACTCTGTTGGACAAGATGTGAAAGAATCTCTAGACTCAGAGCAAGGCTCTGTTGGACCAGATGTGACAGAATCTCCAGACTCAAAGCAAGGCTCTGTTGAAGAAGATGTGACAGAATCTCCAGACTCAAAGCAAGGCTCTGTTGGACCAGATGTGACAGAATCTCCAGACTCGAAGCAAGGCTCTGTTGGACCAGATGTGACAGAATCTCCAGACTCGAAGCAAGGCTCTGTTGGACCAGATGTGACAGAATCTCCAGACTCGAAGCAAGGCTCTGTTGGACCAGATGTGACAGAATCTCCAGACTCGAAGCAAGGCTCTGTTGGACCAGATGTGACAGAATCTCCAGACTCAAAGCAAGGCTCTGTTGGACCAGATGTGACAGAATCTCCAGACTCAAAGCAAGGCTCTGTTGGACCAGATGTGACAGAATCTCCAGACTCAAAGCAAGGCTCTGTTGGACCAGATGTGAAAGGATCTCCAGACTCAGAGCAAGGTTCTGTTGGACCAGATGTGAAAGGATCTCCAAACTCAGAGCAAGGTTCTGATCCTAATCCCGCTCTGAAACAGAGGTCCAGGTGA
- the LOC136673979 gene encoding dentin sialophosphoprotein-like isoform X4 yields the protein MVQCKLLVVALLLAFVSHLLCFPAESEQVRAKGLQLSRVIRGYRGARSPVEKLLEKRTDASGAGQEAVTKSPDSEQDSVGQDVKESLDSEQGSVGPDVTESPDSKQGSVEEDVTESPDSKQGSVGPDVTESPDSKQGSVGPDVTESPDSKQGSVGPDVTESPDSKQGSVGPDVTESPDSKQGSVGPDVTESPDSKQGSVGPDVTESPDSKQGSVGPDVTESPDSKQGSVGPDVKGSPDSEQEVV from the exons ATGGTTCAGTGTAAGCTCTTGGTGGTGGCTCTTCTTCTGGCCTTCGTCTCTCACT tgctgtgttttCCAGCTGAGTCTGAGCAGGTGCGAGCCAAGGGGCTGCAGTTGTCGAGAGTGATCAGGGGCTACAGAG GAGCCCGTAGTCCTGTGGAGAAGCTGTTGGAGAAAAGGACTGATGCTTCTGGTGCTGGACAGGAAGCAGTGACAAAATCTCCAGACTCAGAGCAAGACTCTGTTGGACAAGATGTGAAAGAATCTCTAGACTCAGAGCAAGGCTCTGTTGGACCAGATGTGACAGAATCTCCAGACTCAAAGCAAGGCTCTGTTGAAGAAGATGTGACAGAATCTCCAGACTCAAAGCAAGGCTCTGTTGGACCAGATGTGACAGAATCTCCAGACTCGAAGCAAGGCTCTGTTGGACCAGATGTGACAGAATCTCCAGACTCGAAGCAAGGCTCTGTTGGACCAGATGTGACAGAATCTCCAGACTCGAAGCAAGGCTCTGTTGGACCAGATGTGACAGAATCTCCAGACTCGAAGCAAGGCTCTGTTGGACCAGATGTGACAGAATCTCCAGACTCAAAGCAAGGCTCTGTTGGACCAGATGTGACAGAATCTCCAGACTCAAAGCAAGGCTCTGTTGGACCAGATGTGACAGAATCTCCAGACTCAAAGCAAGGCTCTGTTGGACCAGATGTGAAAGGATCTCCAGACTCAGAGCAAG